In the genome of Streptomyces pactum, one region contains:
- the asnB gene encoding asparagine synthase (glutamine-hydrolyzing), which yields MCGISGWISFQRNLADDRELASLRAMNETMVCRGPDAEGTWVSRSAALGHRRLAVIDIEGGTQPMVVETPDGPVAMTYSGEAYNFTELRDELRRRGHSFRTASDTEVVLRGYLEWGEAVAERLNGMYALGIWDGRTERLVLLRDRLGIKPLYYYPTKDGVLFGSEAKAILAHPLAEAVVDTDGFRELFGFVKTPGHSVWSGMHEVKPGALVTVDRGGLREHVYWKLEVAEHRDDTPTTVARISELLDDIVARQLVADVPLCVLLSGGLDSSALTALTARHLRERGEQVRSFTVDFVQSGGFRTDDELRATQDAPFARQVVEHVGALHQDIRLDHQELANPEVRQATVGARDLPFGFGEADNSLYLLFKAIREHSTVALSGESADEIFGGYPWFHIPAVQQADMFPWVTASTLNPSGHPTKLIDPELLLTTLDVPGYWAQRYAEAVAQVPGHDGEDPHERRMRQHCYVHLTSLLGMLLDRKDRMSMAVGLEVRVPFCDHRLVEYVFNTPWAMKTFDGKEKSLLRAAVRDALPASVADRTKALYPHTQELAYVAELQRQVSERLADGHQAVDFFDAAALRKAAGGPAEAVQRDEREAFERVLDLAVWLDIRRPAVKLS from the coding sequence ATGTGTGGGATCTCCGGCTGGATCTCCTTCCAGCGGAACCTGGCGGACGACCGGGAACTGGCCTCGCTGCGCGCGATGAACGAGACCATGGTCTGCCGCGGCCCGGACGCCGAGGGCACCTGGGTGTCCCGGTCGGCCGCGCTCGGGCACCGCCGGCTCGCCGTCATCGACATCGAGGGCGGCACCCAGCCGATGGTGGTGGAGACGCCGGACGGCCCGGTCGCCATGACCTACAGCGGTGAGGCGTACAACTTCACCGAGCTCCGCGACGAACTGCGCCGCCGCGGCCACTCCTTCCGCACCGCCAGCGACACCGAGGTCGTCCTCCGCGGCTACCTGGAGTGGGGCGAGGCAGTCGCCGAACGGCTCAACGGCATGTACGCCCTGGGCATCTGGGACGGCCGCACCGAACGGCTGGTGCTGCTGCGGGACCGGCTGGGGATCAAGCCCCTCTACTACTACCCCACCAAGGACGGGGTGCTCTTCGGGTCGGAGGCCAAGGCCATCCTGGCCCACCCGCTGGCCGAGGCGGTGGTGGACACCGACGGCTTCCGCGAGCTGTTCGGCTTCGTCAAGACCCCCGGCCACTCGGTCTGGTCCGGCATGCACGAGGTCAAGCCGGGCGCGCTGGTCACGGTGGACCGCGGCGGGCTGCGCGAGCACGTGTACTGGAAGCTGGAGGTGGCCGAGCACCGCGATGACACCCCCACCACCGTCGCGCGCATCTCCGAGCTGCTGGACGACATCGTGGCCCGCCAGCTGGTGGCCGACGTCCCGCTGTGCGTCCTGCTCTCCGGCGGCCTGGACTCCAGCGCGCTGACCGCGCTGACCGCCCGCCACCTGCGGGAGCGCGGCGAACAGGTCCGTTCCTTCACCGTCGACTTCGTGCAGAGCGGCGGCTTCCGGACGGACGACGAACTGCGCGCCACCCAGGACGCCCCGTTCGCCCGTCAGGTCGTCGAGCACGTCGGCGCCCTCCACCAGGACATCCGGCTGGACCACCAGGAGCTGGCCAACCCCGAGGTGCGGCAGGCCACCGTCGGCGCCCGCGACCTGCCCTTCGGCTTCGGCGAGGCGGACAACTCGCTGTACCTGCTCTTCAAGGCCATCCGCGAGCACTCCACGGTGGCGCTGTCCGGCGAGTCGGCCGACGAGATCTTCGGCGGCTACCCCTGGTTCCACATCCCGGCCGTGCAGCAGGCCGACATGTTCCCCTGGGTGACCGCCTCCACGCTCAACCCCTCCGGCCACCCCACCAAGCTCATCGACCCGGAACTGCTGCTGACCACCCTGGACGTGCCCGGCTACTGGGCCCAGCGGTACGCCGAGGCGGTGGCCCAGGTGCCCGGCCACGACGGCGAGGACCCGCACGAGCGCCGCATGCGGCAGCACTGCTACGTGCACCTGACGAGCCTGCTGGGGATGCTGCTGGACCGCAAGGACCGGATGAGCATGGCGGTCGGCCTGGAGGTGCGGGTGCCGTTCTGCGACCACCGGCTGGTCGAGTACGTGTTCAACACCCCCTGGGCGATGAAGACCTTCGACGGCAAGGAGAAGAGCCTGCTGCGCGCCGCGGTCCGCGACGCCCTCCCGGCGTCGGTGGCCGACCGCACCAAGGCCCTGTACCCGCACACCCAGGAGCTGGCGTACGTCGCCGAGCTCCAGCGCCAGGTCTCCGAGCGGCTGGCGGACGGGCACCAGGCCGTGGACTTCTTCGACGCGGCCGCCCTGCGCAAGGCCGCCGGCGGGCCGGCCGAGGCCGTCCAGCGCGACGAGCGCGAGGCGTTCGAGCGGGTGCTGGACCTGGCCGTCTGGCTGGACATCCGGCGGCCGGCCGTCAAGCTCTCCTGA
- the ubiG gene encoding bifunctional 2-polyprenyl-6-hydroxyphenol methylase/3-demethylubiquinol 3-O-methyltransferase UbiG, producing the protein MAVDNDLYNAPDAWWRDDQPFATLKEFTPARFRYFHTVLTERLRMDLAGLKVLDVGCGGGLLAEQFAAAGCKVTGIDPSKESLAAATEHARESGLEIEYRHGVAERLPFPDGAFDLVYCCDTLEHVTSPDQAVGEAVRVLKPGGYYLYDTINRTFRSWLVMIKVAQDWKSVSFAPRNLHDWKQFIKPSELHALFAKHGLDNRDLVGFGSSRPQREVMRLLRSRARGEITYGELGRQFGLALNKDTSIIYAGYAHKTGGSAHAGR; encoded by the coding sequence ATGGCCGTTGACAACGACCTGTACAACGCCCCGGACGCCTGGTGGCGCGACGACCAGCCGTTCGCCACGCTCAAGGAGTTCACCCCGGCGCGGTTCCGCTACTTCCACACCGTCCTCACCGAGCGGCTGCGGATGGACCTCGCCGGCCTGAAGGTGCTGGACGTCGGCTGCGGCGGCGGGCTGCTCGCCGAACAGTTCGCCGCCGCGGGCTGCAAGGTCACCGGCATCGACCCGTCCAAGGAGTCCTTGGCGGCGGCCACCGAGCACGCCCGGGAGTCGGGGCTGGAGATCGAGTACCGGCACGGCGTCGCCGAGCGGCTGCCGTTCCCGGACGGCGCCTTCGACCTGGTCTACTGCTGCGACACCCTGGAACACGTCACCAGCCCCGACCAGGCGGTCGGCGAGGCGGTCCGGGTCCTCAAGCCCGGCGGCTACTACCTCTACGACACCATCAACCGGACCTTCCGCTCCTGGCTGGTGATGATCAAGGTCGCCCAGGACTGGAAGTCCGTCAGCTTCGCCCCGCGCAACCTGCACGACTGGAAGCAGTTCATCAAGCCGTCCGAACTGCACGCCCTGTTCGCCAAGCACGGCCTGGACAACCGGGACCTGGTCGGCTTCGGCTCCAGCCGCCCGCAGCGCGAGGTCATGCGGCTGCTGCGCAGCCGCGCCCGCGGCGAGATCACCTACGGCGAACTGGGCCGCCAGTTCGGCCTCGCCCTCAACAAGGACACCTCCATCATCTACGCCGGATACGCCCACAAGACGGGAGGGAGCGCCCATGCCGGCCGCTGA
- a CDS encoding FAD-dependent monooxygenase, whose protein sequence is MPAADGTSRTAPDVRVPVLVVGAGPAGLAASLALSRYGVRHLVVHRHPGTAHTPRAHLLNQRTGEILRDLGVADRVLAEAAPADLLANHVFMTTFAGAEISRLDAYGNGPDRIGDYRAASPAPMCNLPQHLMEPLMAAAVQEAGVGELRFGQDFRGLEQDEDGVTARVADRDSGREYTVRADYVIGADGARSRVMEQLGLTVEGPSGFAGAVSTWFEADLSRFSAHRPAILYMGTRPGDRPGDMRVFISVRPWNEWVFLCADDPDGGFDKNDPEAMRARIVESIGDSSVPVTIKNISPWALSSTIAPRYGVGRVFCVGDAVHQSPPTNGLGLNTALADSFNLCWKLRLVLEGRAGPGLLETYQSERQPVGAQAVDRAFRSMLDLHGVAQALGFAEGQDADEQWRLLRELEEDTKEGQARREALAAATGQINYQVNAHGVELGYRYRSGAVVPDGTPEPLPDGDPELYYRATTWPGARLPHAWLEDGRRRCSTLDVTGHGRFVLLTGPGGGRWHEAARAAAELTGVPVTVRGIGPGEALRDPYGQWERVREVAADGGVLVRPDGHVGWRAATADAADQLPAVMARLLCHPSATPGAEGPGTAPAADAAGPAAG, encoded by the coding sequence ATGCCGGCCGCTGACGGCACGTCCCGGACGGCCCCCGACGTGCGGGTGCCGGTCCTCGTCGTGGGGGCCGGACCGGCCGGTCTGGCCGCCTCCCTGGCCCTGTCCCGCTACGGGGTGCGCCACCTGGTGGTGCACCGGCACCCGGGCACCGCGCACACCCCGCGCGCCCACCTGCTCAACCAGCGCACCGGGGAGATCCTGCGCGACCTCGGCGTCGCCGACCGGGTGCTGGCCGAGGCGGCCCCCGCGGACCTGCTGGCCAACCACGTCTTCATGACCACCTTCGCCGGGGCGGAGATCAGCCGGCTCGACGCGTACGGCAACGGGCCGGACCGGATCGGGGACTACCGCGCCGCCAGCCCCGCCCCGATGTGCAACCTCCCGCAGCACCTGATGGAGCCGCTGATGGCGGCGGCCGTCCAGGAGGCCGGCGTCGGAGAGCTGCGGTTCGGGCAGGATTTCCGCGGCCTGGAACAGGACGAGGACGGCGTCACGGCACGGGTCGCGGACCGGGACTCGGGCCGCGAGTACACCGTGCGCGCCGACTACGTCATCGGTGCCGACGGGGCCCGCAGCCGGGTCATGGAACAGCTCGGACTCACCGTCGAGGGCCCCAGTGGCTTCGCCGGGGCCGTCTCCACCTGGTTCGAGGCCGACCTGTCCCGCTTCAGCGCGCACCGCCCCGCCATCCTCTACATGGGCACCCGGCCGGGGGACCGCCCCGGCGACATGCGGGTCTTCATCTCCGTCCGGCCGTGGAACGAGTGGGTGTTCCTCTGCGCCGACGACCCGGACGGCGGCTTCGACAAGAACGACCCGGAGGCGATGCGCGCGCGCATCGTCGAGAGCATCGGCGACTCCTCCGTGCCGGTCACCATCAAGAACATCTCCCCGTGGGCGCTGAGCAGCACCATCGCGCCCCGCTACGGGGTCGGCCGGGTGTTCTGCGTCGGCGACGCGGTGCACCAGAGCCCGCCGACCAACGGCCTGGGCCTGAACACCGCGCTCGCGGACTCCTTCAACCTGTGCTGGAAGCTCCGGCTGGTGCTGGAGGGCCGGGCCGGCCCCGGGCTGCTGGAGACCTACCAGAGCGAACGCCAACCGGTCGGCGCGCAGGCGGTGGACCGGGCCTTCCGCTCCATGCTCGACCTGCACGGCGTCGCGCAGGCGCTGGGGTTCGCCGAGGGCCAGGACGCCGACGAGCAGTGGCGGCTGCTGCGGGAGCTGGAGGAGGACACCAAGGAGGGCCAGGCCCGGCGCGAGGCGCTGGCCGCCGCCACCGGGCAGATCAACTACCAGGTCAACGCCCACGGCGTGGAGCTGGGGTACCGCTACCGGTCCGGTGCCGTCGTCCCCGACGGCACCCCCGAGCCGCTGCCCGACGGTGATCCCGAGCTGTACTACCGGGCGACCACCTGGCCCGGCGCGCGGCTGCCGCACGCCTGGCTGGAGGACGGCCGGCGCCGCTGCTCCACCCTGGACGTCACCGGGCACGGCCGCTTCGTCCTGCTCACCGGGCCCGGCGGCGGACGCTGGCACGAGGCGGCCCGCGCGGCCGCCGAGCTGACCGGGGTGCCGGTGACGGTGCGCGGCATCGGCCCCGGCGAGGCGCTCCGCGACCCGTACGGCCAGTGGGAGCGGGTCCGGGAGGTGGCCGCCGACGGCGGCGTCCTGGTGCGCCCCGACGGGCACGTCGGCTGGCGCGCCGCCACCGCGGACGCGGCCGACCAACTGCCGGCCGTGATGGCCCGGCTGCTGTGCCACCCCTCCGCCACCCCCGGGGCGGAGGGGCCGGGCACGGCCCCGGCGGCGGACGCGGCCGGCCCCGCCGCCGGCTGA
- a CDS encoding MarR family transcriptional regulator: MALKEYPSEELAAQPIGAWSGEAYRRVVGALRAQLAVEDLTQPHWWTLNHVAGAPGRWTRAALTERLARYDDQDTDFDGVYDDLLRRGWLTEDEGRMTLTGEGEAGRLRAAERNRRVHRQTHEGIPTADFVTTINVLRRMVANLGGDGDLPDRGV; encoded by the coding sequence ATGGCGCTCAAGGAGTACCCGTCCGAGGAACTGGCCGCCCAGCCCATCGGCGCGTGGAGCGGAGAGGCCTACCGGCGGGTGGTCGGCGCGCTCCGCGCCCAGCTGGCGGTGGAGGACCTCACGCAGCCGCACTGGTGGACCCTCAACCACGTCGCCGGCGCCCCCGGCCGGTGGACGCGGGCCGCGCTGACCGAGCGGCTGGCCCGCTACGACGACCAGGACACCGACTTCGACGGTGTCTACGACGACCTGCTCCGGCGGGGCTGGCTGACCGAGGACGAGGGGCGGATGACGCTGACCGGGGAGGGGGAGGCGGGCCGCCTGCGCGCCGCGGAACGCAACCGGCGCGTGCACCGGCAGACGCACGAGGGCATCCCCACCGCCGACTTCGTGACCACGATCAACGTCCTGCGCCGCATGGTCGCCAACCTGGGCGGCGACGGCGACCTGCCGGACCGGGGCGTCTGA
- a CDS encoding L,D-transpeptidase family protein, whose translation MHAALRRRPVRLLPALAAAGLLTACSGGDDSPKADGPPAKVTVTPAAGDKAAELGRPISVRATGGKLTSVKVEDHKGGAVGGRLAGDGTSWTSDGKIRPSTTYTVRTETTSSGGRKASATTSFTTERADKVNKLTNTPNGGQTVGTGMPISILFDHPVAEDRRAEIEKALKVTTRPAVTGAWGWVKDYSGKDRIDWRPKDYWPSGTKVSVNGALSGISSGDAGGWFVRDYDFGFTIGADRRAVIDVPGHRLTMYEDGREVGSVTGSAGSPQDPTRGGVHTVRSKNAAETMDSSTIGYGDQWMLDSQWVTHLTASGTFLHSAPWNKSLGQVNNSHGCFGMTTADAKKVYDFLTIGSTVEVKGTTNPNKTDVGNGLEVWQETWEQWQKRSALRDS comes from the coding sequence GTGCACGCCGCACTTCGTCGCCGCCCCGTCCGGCTGCTGCCCGCCCTGGCGGCGGCCGGCCTGCTCACCGCGTGCTCCGGGGGCGACGACTCCCCGAAGGCCGACGGCCCGCCGGCCAAGGTGACCGTCACCCCCGCCGCGGGCGACAAGGCGGCCGAACTCGGCCGGCCGATATCCGTCCGGGCCACCGGCGGCAAGCTGACCTCGGTGAAGGTCGAGGACCACAAGGGGGGCGCGGTCGGCGGCCGGCTCGCCGGGGACGGCACCTCCTGGACCTCCGACGGCAAGATCCGGCCGTCGACCACCTACACCGTCCGGACCGAGACGACCTCGTCCGGGGGCCGGAAGGCGTCGGCCACCACGTCCTTCACCACCGAGAGGGCCGACAAGGTCAACAAGCTCACCAACACCCCCAACGGCGGCCAGACGGTCGGCACCGGCATGCCGATATCCATCCTCTTCGACCACCCGGTGGCCGAGGACCGGCGGGCCGAGATCGAGAAGGCGCTGAAGGTCACCACCCGGCCGGCGGTCACCGGCGCCTGGGGCTGGGTGAAGGACTACTCCGGCAAGGACCGGATCGACTGGCGCCCCAAGGACTACTGGCCGAGCGGCACCAAGGTGTCCGTCAACGGCGCCCTGTCCGGGATCAGCTCCGGCGACGCCGGCGGCTGGTTCGTCCGCGACTACGACTTCGGCTTCACCATCGGCGCCGACCGCAGGGCCGTCATCGACGTGCCGGGGCACCGCCTGACGATGTACGAGGACGGCCGGGAGGTCGGCAGCGTCACCGGCTCCGCGGGCTCCCCGCAGGACCCCACCCGCGGCGGCGTGCACACCGTCCGCAGCAAGAACGCCGCCGAGACGATGGACTCCTCCACCATCGGCTACGGCGACCAGTGGATGCTGGACTCGCAGTGGGTGACCCACCTCACCGCGTCCGGCACGTTCCTGCACTCCGCCCCGTGGAACAAGTCCCTGGGCCAGGTCAACAACAGCCACGGCTGCTTCGGCATGACCACCGCGGACGCCAAGAAGGTCTACGACTTCCTCACCATCGGCTCCACCGTCGAGGTCAAGGGCACCACCAACCCCAACAAGACCGACGTCGGCAACGGCCTGGAGGTGTGGCAGGAGACCTGGGAGCAGTGGCAGAAGCGGAGCGCCCTGCGCGACTCATGA
- a CDS encoding LysR family transcriptional regulator translates to MDLEAVRTFVAVADAGRFQDAAAGLSVTQQAVSKRIAALERDLAVRLFTRTPRGARLTIDGQAFLPHARELLRVAERADASVRPGRRALRVDVVNRRIVTAGLLQDFYRTRPGLELDVVTLDADVEGAVAAVEAGTIDATFHAVPPRHHLPEVIRTARVIEERHELLTGPRHPLAGARAVTPGQLAGHRIWMPGLDARGEVADYYEEFAAVFGLTIDVVGPVFGNEALLAEIADSADLATLVGEGSRYLWPDRYDLRRIPVRDPAPLYPMSLIWRADNPHPVLPELRGHLLSARRDRPGADVWLPAWGHRAVGS, encoded by the coding sequence GTGGATCTCGAAGCCGTACGCACCTTCGTCGCCGTCGCGGACGCGGGCCGGTTCCAGGATGCCGCCGCCGGCCTGTCGGTCACCCAGCAGGCGGTCTCCAAGCGCATCGCCGCACTGGAGCGCGACCTGGCGGTGCGCCTGTTCACCCGCACGCCCCGCGGCGCCCGGCTCACCATCGACGGCCAGGCGTTCCTGCCGCACGCCCGGGAGCTGCTGCGGGTGGCGGAGCGGGCGGACGCCTCCGTCCGCCCCGGCCGGCGCGCCCTGCGGGTCGACGTCGTCAACCGGCGGATCGTGACCGCCGGGCTCCTCCAGGACTTCTACCGGACGCGCCCCGGGCTGGAGCTGGACGTGGTGACCCTGGACGCGGACGTCGAGGGCGCGGTCGCCGCGGTGGAGGCCGGGACGATCGACGCCACCTTCCACGCGGTCCCCCCGCGGCACCACCTGCCGGAGGTGATCCGCACCGCCCGGGTGATCGAGGAGCGGCACGAACTGCTCACCGGGCCGCGCCACCCGCTCGCCGGCGCCCGTGCCGTCACGCCGGGGCAGCTCGCCGGGCACCGGATCTGGATGCCCGGCCTGGACGCCCGGGGCGAGGTGGCGGACTACTACGAGGAGTTCGCCGCCGTCTTCGGGCTCACCATCGACGTGGTGGGACCGGTGTTCGGCAACGAGGCGCTGCTGGCCGAGATCGCCGACTCCGCGGACCTGGCGACGCTGGTCGGCGAGGGCTCGCGGTATCTGTGGCCGGACCGCTACGACCTGCGGCGGATCCCGGTGCGCGACCCGGCGCCGCTCTACCCGATGTCACTGATCTGGCGGGCGGACAACCCCCACCCGGTGCTCCCGGAACTGCGCGGCCACCTGCTCTCCGCGCGCCGGGACCGGCCCGGCGCGGACGTCTGGCTGCCGGCCTGGGGGCACCGGGCGGTGGGGTCATGA
- a CDS encoding FHA domain-containing protein, producing the protein MSVSRPPSLARRREGDRPRQPGTLQARSLTGGIQVVPRPGSTVRFGRGPRPQVQLQIGVDDTRVSRRHGELLFRGRNWWLRNTGQQLLRLPHGLLLHATTEPVPLTAGYTPVFVRGTGHREHLVELYVTDYDDSGPATKETAPTVPPQRWPLDDRERLVLIVLGQEYLRYEPEPRPLVYRRAVAQLQVLQPEYGWTTRKVQDRVGAVRRRLHRSGCVRSKLMREEDDDACDGTLMHNLLRELVDSTTLAPPDLTELDRALDD; encoded by the coding sequence ATGAGCGTAAGTCGTCCGCCCAGCCTGGCGCGCCGCCGCGAAGGGGACCGGCCGCGGCAGCCGGGCACACTGCAGGCCCGTTCCCTGACGGGCGGCATCCAGGTCGTTCCCCGGCCCGGCAGCACCGTCCGCTTCGGTCGCGGCCCCAGACCCCAGGTGCAGCTGCAGATCGGCGTCGACGACACCCGGGTCAGCCGCCGACACGGTGAACTGCTGTTCCGCGGCCGGAACTGGTGGCTGCGCAACACCGGGCAGCAGCTGCTGCGGCTGCCGCACGGCCTGCTTCTGCACGCCACCACCGAGCCGGTCCCGCTCACCGCCGGCTACACCCCCGTGTTCGTGCGGGGCACCGGCCACCGCGAGCACCTGGTCGAGCTGTACGTCACCGACTACGACGACAGCGGCCCGGCCACGAAGGAGACCGCCCCCACCGTGCCGCCGCAGCGGTGGCCGCTCGACGACCGGGAACGGCTGGTCCTCATCGTCCTCGGTCAGGAGTACCTGCGCTACGAGCCCGAGCCGCGGCCCCTGGTGTACCGGCGGGCGGTGGCCCAGCTCCAGGTGTTGCAGCCGGAGTACGGCTGGACCACGCGCAAGGTCCAGGACCGGGTGGGCGCGGTGCGCAGGCGGCTGCACCGGAGCGGGTGCGTGCGCAGCAAGCTGATGCGGGAGGAGGACGACGACGCGTGCGACGGCACCCTCATGCACAACCTGCTGCGTGAACTCGTCGACAGCACCACCCTCGCCCCGCCGGATCTCACCGAACTGGACCGCGCCCTGGACGACTAG
- a CDS encoding serine/threonine-protein kinase, whose product MRSGDELAGRYVLRDVIGTGRSGEVWRAHDRVVGQDVAVKPERIEGEGDTAVRRLPAEPRAMAKFRDHPHVVTLLDVVTVPPGPGERETYWFVMEYVPGGGLDRQPPVTPRRAARIGAQLADALAALHAAGVVHCDVKPANIGLTGRGTAKLLDFGAAYRFGGTETVTVNGPFSFTPDYAAPELARGSIPRPASDVFCLAATLHALVTGSPPRGGAATEDGDPTSEAEGEEESERLTYWKAEQGVVEMDADALGPLYPVLSAMLRRDPHKRPDAAEAGRLLAAIADSRGIEGTWWQRWRWPLVAAGAGIAVLAACLVVVLGDDGARRALVTGATSRGAARSLIGDPRTANICALADPAALGVFGVAQVDADYGNFHRCDVLVHPDEHNRVDVAFDLRHGSAPEMAEPARTVGDIGIMEVPPENDECERLLLPSGADGDGTLVGVRVDMGKGSVGGGTATLCRVADVAAQSAAAILDRGPLPRRSPAYPDTSLARVDACQLLDAQALSAVPGLAGDEPETGVANWECTWSGDVDGLEAEVGFHRDQPLSEEHGEPVRLGGHDAFVVPEGNGEETCTVFVEHRRYGGVNAETAAEMLRLYVGGRRPVKELCAMASDLAAAAAAELPAP is encoded by the coding sequence GTGCGTTCCGGAGACGAGTTGGCCGGCCGGTACGTCCTCAGGGATGTCATCGGCACCGGGCGGAGCGGCGAGGTGTGGCGGGCCCACGACCGGGTGGTGGGCCAGGACGTGGCGGTGAAACCGGAACGGATCGAGGGAGAGGGCGACACCGCGGTGCGGCGGCTGCCGGCCGAGCCGCGCGCCATGGCCAAGTTCCGCGACCACCCGCACGTCGTGACGCTGCTGGACGTGGTGACCGTGCCGCCGGGGCCGGGCGAGCGGGAGACGTACTGGTTCGTCATGGAGTACGTGCCCGGCGGCGGCCTGGACCGGCAGCCGCCGGTCACTCCGCGGCGGGCGGCCCGTATCGGCGCCCAGCTGGCCGACGCACTCGCGGCCCTGCACGCCGCCGGCGTCGTGCACTGCGACGTCAAGCCTGCGAACATCGGGCTCACCGGTCGGGGCACCGCGAAGCTGCTGGACTTCGGGGCCGCCTACCGGTTCGGCGGCACGGAGACCGTGACGGTCAACGGTCCGTTCAGCTTCACCCCCGACTACGCCGCCCCGGAACTGGCCCGGGGCAGCATCCCCCGGCCCGCCTCGGACGTGTTCTGCCTGGCCGCCACCCTCCACGCGCTGGTCACCGGTTCGCCACCGCGCGGCGGCGCGGCGACCGAGGACGGTGACCCCACGTCGGAGGCGGAGGGCGAGGAGGAGTCCGAACGGCTGACGTATTGGAAGGCCGAACAGGGCGTCGTCGAGATGGACGCCGATGCCCTGGGGCCGCTGTACCCGGTGCTCTCCGCCATGCTCCGACGCGATCCGCACAAGCGCCCGGACGCCGCCGAGGCCGGGCGGCTCCTGGCCGCGATCGCCGACTCCCGGGGCATCGAGGGCACCTGGTGGCAGCGGTGGCGGTGGCCGCTGGTGGCCGCGGGGGCCGGCATCGCCGTGCTGGCCGCGTGCCTCGTCGTCGTCCTCGGTGACGACGGCGCCCGGCGGGCCCTGGTCACCGGGGCCACGTCGAGAGGGGCGGCACGATCCCTGATCGGAGACCCGCGGACCGCCAACATCTGCGCGCTCGCCGACCCGGCCGCCCTGGGGGTGTTCGGCGTGGCCCAAGTGGACGCGGACTACGGGAACTTCCACCGCTGCGACGTGCTCGTCCACCCCGACGAGCACAACCGTGTCGACGTGGCGTTCGACCTCCGGCACGGCTCGGCACCCGAGATGGCCGAACCGGCCAGAACCGTCGGGGACATCGGCATCATGGAGGTACCGCCGGAGAACGACGAGTGCGAGCGGCTGCTCCTGCCGTCCGGTGCCGACGGCGACGGCACCCTCGTCGGGGTCCGCGTCGACATGGGCAAGGGCTCGGTGGGCGGCGGGACCGCGACGCTGTGCAGGGTCGCCGACGTGGCCGCGCAGAGCGCGGCCGCGATCCTGGACCGGGGCCCGCTCCCGCGCCGCTCCCCGGCCTACCCCGATACCTCCCTGGCCCGGGTGGACGCCTGCCAACTGCTCGACGCACAGGCACTGTCCGCGGTGCCGGGCCTGGCGGGCGACGAGCCGGAGACCGGCGTCGCGAATTGGGAGTGCACGTGGTCGGGGGACGTGGACGGCCTGGAGGCCGAGGTGGGCTTCCACCGCGACCAGCCCCTGTCGGAGGAGCACGGTGAACCCGTCCGGCTCGGCGGCCACGACGCCTTCGTCGTGCCGGAGGGCAACGGCGAGGAGACCTGCACGGTCTTCGTGGAACACCGGCGGTACGGCGGTGTGAACGCCGAGACCGCCGCCGAGATGCTGCGCCTGTACGTCGGTGGGCGGCGGCCCGTGAAGGAACTGTGCGCGATGGCCAGCGACCTGGCCGCCGCGGCCGCCGCCGAGCTGCCCGCGCCCTGA